Proteins from a single region of Hordeum vulgare subsp. vulgare chromosome 6H, MorexV3_pseudomolecules_assembly, whole genome shotgun sequence:
- the LOC123404186 gene encoding peroxidase 31-like gives MRRPSLLLLATATLLAAAAAGVRAGPEMPQAAAALGMRAGPEMPQAAAAAGVRAGPAMPQAAAAAGPPVKLSPDFYSQSCPRAERIIAEVVQSKQMANPTTAAGVLRVFFHDCFVTGCDASVLIAPTHFAKSEKDADINHSLPGDAFDAVVRAKLALELECPGVVSCADVLALASRVLVTMTGGPRYPVPLGRKDSLSSNPTAPDVELPHANFTVGRILELFTAKGFTVQEMVALSGAHTLGFSHCQEFASRIYDYKDKTGKPAPFDPSMNPTYAKGLQAACKEYQKDPTIAAFNDVMTPGKFDNMYYVNIERGLGLLSTDEDMWSDLRTRPFVERYAANNTAFFDDFARAMEKLSLFGVKTGADGEIRRRCDAYNSGPNAL, from the coding sequence ATGCGCCGCCCGTCCCTCCTCCTCCTGGCCACGGccaccctcctcgccgccgcggcgGCAGGAGTGCGCGCCGGGCCGGAAATGCCCCAAGCGGCGGCGGCGTTAGGAATGCGCGCCGGGCCGGAAATGCCccaagcggcggcggcggcaggagtGCGCGCCGGGCCGGCAATGCCccaagcggcggcggcggcggggccgccGGTGAAGCTGTCGCCCGATTTCTACAGCCAGTCATGCCCACGGGCGGAGCGGATCATCGCGGAGGTGGTCCAGTCGAAGCAGATGGCCAACCCGACCACCGCCGCGGGCGTGCTCCGCGTCTTCTTCCACGACTGCTTCGTGACCGGCTGCGACGCCTCCGTGCTGATCGCGCCCACCCACTTCGCCAAGTCCGAGAAGGACGCCGACATCAACCACTCCCTCCCCGGCGACGCCTTCGACGCCGTGGTGCGCGCCAAGCTGGCCCTGGAGCTGGAGTGCCCCGGCGTGGTCTCCTGCGCCGACGTCCTGGCCCTGGCGTCCCGGGTGCTGGTCACCATGACCGGAGGCCCCAGGTACCCGGTCCCGCTGGGCCGCAAGGATTCGCTCTCCTCCAACCCCACCGCCCCCGACGTGGAGCTCCCGCACGCCAACTTCACCGTGGGGCGCATCCTCGAGCTCTTCACGGCCAAGGGGTTCACGGTGCAGGAGATGGTGGCGCTCTCCGGCGCGCACACGCTCGGCTTCTCCCACTGCCAGGAGTTCGCGTCCAGGATCTACGACTACAAGGACAAGACCGGCAAGCCGGCGCCGTTCGACCCGAGCATGAACCCGACCTACGCCAAGGGGCTCCAGGCCGCCTGCAAGGAGTACCAGAAGGACCCCACCATCGCCGCCTTCAACGACGTCATGACCCCCGGCAAGTTCGACAACATGTACTACGTGAACATAGAGCGCGGCCTGGGCCTGCTGAGCACCGACGAGGACATGTGGTCAGACCTGCGCACCAGGCCCTTCGTGGAGCGCTACGCCGCCAACAACACCGCCTTCTTCGACGACTTCGCCCGCGCCATGGAGAAGCTCAGCCTTTTCGGCGTCAAGACCGGCGCCGACGGCGAGATCAGGCGGCGCTGCGACGCCTACAACAGCGGGCCCAACGCCCTGTGA